A single genomic interval of Lactococcus sp. S-13 harbors:
- a CDS encoding DUF805 domain-containing protein has translation MIKAYFKYWKKTGDFKSFSSRSDYWWVFLVNFIIFTLISIIHFFTLIPQAAKILNEAGSSAQAELMQKIVDLSTKPTGSAFVVVVVTFLAGAIILIPNMSLTARRLRDAGFPWWFSLVFGLAAFQELVAIFWNTGNFARLGLIANLINLVVYILCLFPAKYGEDEADDSRQYE, from the coding sequence ATGATAAAAGCATATTTCAAATATTGGAAAAAAACAGGAGATTTCAAAAGTTTTTCTAGTCGTTCAGACTATTGGTGGGTTTTCTTAGTAAATTTCATTATTTTTACCCTCATTAGCATTATTCACTTTTTTACCCTGATTCCACAAGCGGCAAAAATTTTGAATGAGGCGGGCAGCTCAGCTCAAGCGGAATTGATGCAAAAAATTGTCGATTTGTCTACAAAGCCTACGGGAAGTGCTTTTGTAGTCGTTGTTGTTACTTTTTTGGCTGGAGCGATTATTTTAATACCCAATATGAGCCTGACCGCACGCCGTTTGCGTGATGCGGGATTTCCGTGGTGGTTCTCACTTGTTTTTGGATTAGCTGCTTTTCAAGAACTCGTAGCAATTTTTTGGAATACAGGTAACTTTGCTCGTTTGGGGCTTATTGCCAATCTCATCAATTTGGTGGTTTACATTCTCTGTCTTTTCCCTGCAAAATATGGAGAAGACGAGGCGGATGATTCTCGCCAATATGAATAA
- a CDS encoding GNAT family N-acetyltransferase, with translation MHKLADGFVLGKLNLQNKEALAQMFAKASDYAQLESGISDPKKESLAVLTDLPSGKSQEDKEVLGVFNPQGELVGVVDLVRDFPQKSEWMLGLLELIPEARGKGLGKIIHAALVKKVLAGSGKSLRIGVLQVNLAALNFWKSLGYEKIGHTQQTFGEKVQEIEILRLNLK, from the coding sequence ATGCATAAATTAGCTGATGGATTTGTGCTAGGCAAATTAAATCTGCAAAACAAAGAAGCACTGGCTCAGATGTTCGCAAAAGCCAGCGACTATGCCCAACTAGAAAGTGGAATTTCTGATCCCAAAAAGGAAAGCCTTGCTGTGCTGACCGACCTACCATCAGGAAAAAGTCAAGAGGATAAGGAAGTTCTTGGAGTTTTTAATCCACAAGGGGAGCTTGTTGGAGTTGTTGACTTGGTGCGAGATTTTCCTCAAAAAAGCGAGTGGATGCTTGGTCTTTTGGAGCTTATCCCCGAAGCTCGTGGGAAGGGGTTAGGAAAAATCATCCATGCAGCACTCGTTAAAAAAGTTCTAGCTGGATCAGGAAAAAGCTTGAGAATCGGTGTACTTCAGGTCAATCTAGCAGCGCTAAACTTTTGGAAAAGCTTAGGCTATGAAAAAATCGGGCATACCCAACAAACATTTGGGGAAAAGGTGCAGGAAATTGAAATATTGCGCTTAAATTTAAAGTAA
- a CDS encoding DUF805 domain-containing protein has translation MIEAYKNFWKDSFSFRGRTERKTFWPAMFVHLILLAVLLNFYHFFTTLNTLYLPLFWQALGTFCIYLFGIYIVVSFLPYLAITVRRLRDADFPWALIFLNLVFLVGPLVLLGLNLVPSSSKRVNDESTENRNTVFNKKIEERNKISFSQALAHYFQGYFSFGGRSSRRSFWFVQFCWWGIFALLKMLVFLAPHFDWLLFGQVSIGTSLMKLFLILFLLGTILPQFALMTRRLRDAGLSEIGSLILLTTSTSLLLFQKILSRTLSQAYVGHRYDLVEYLLFLFLGVVLIALIIACLSKADELRTSEKSILFNKMD, from the coding sequence ATGATTGAAGCTTATAAAAATTTTTGGAAAGATTCGTTTTCTTTTAGAGGACGCACCGAGCGAAAAACTTTTTGGCCGGCAATGTTCGTTCATCTGATTCTTTTAGCTGTTCTTTTAAATTTCTATCATTTTTTTACCACTTTAAACACGCTATACTTGCCGCTGTTTTGGCAGGCGCTTGGCACATTTTGTATTTATCTTTTCGGAATTTATATCGTGGTGAGTTTTTTGCCTTATTTGGCAATAACAGTACGGCGTTTGAGAGATGCAGATTTTCCATGGGCGCTCATTTTCTTAAATCTAGTTTTTTTGGTCGGGCCTCTGGTTTTGCTGGGATTGAATCTGGTACCAAGTTCGTCAAAGAGAGTTAATGATGAATCAACAGAAAATAGAAACACTGTTTTCAATAAAAAAATAGAAGAAAGAAACAAGATTTCTTTTTCTCAAGCTTTAGCCCATTATTTTCAAGGTTACTTTTCATTTGGTGGACGGAGCAGCCGACGGAGCTTTTGGTTTGTACAATTTTGTTGGTGGGGAATTTTTGCGCTCTTAAAGATGCTGGTTTTCCTCGCTCCGCACTTTGATTGGCTCCTTTTTGGACAGGTTTCTATCGGAACAAGCTTGATGAAGTTATTCTTAATTTTATTCTTATTAGGAACAATTCTTCCGCAGTTCGCACTGATGACACGCCGCTTGCGTGATGCAGGGCTCTCTGAGATTGGAAGTCTGATTTTATTGACAACAAGTACAAGTTTACTTCTTTTTCAAAAAATATTGAGTCGTACCTTGAGCCAAGCCTATGTGGGTCACCGTTATGATTTGGTGGAGTACCTTCTCTTTTTATTCTTGGGAGTCGTGCTTATTGCTTTAATTATTGCGTGCTTGAGCAAAGCGGATGAATTACGAACTTCCGAGAAAAGTATTCTATTTAATAAAATGGACTGA
- the rsmH gene encoding 16S rRNA (cytosine(1402)-N(4))-methyltransferase RsmH: MPNTTSFKHDTVLLHETVDMLEVKPDGIYVDATLGGAGHSEYLLGKLTTGHLYAFDQDEKAHENAKIRLSEQLAENKVTLIKSNFRYLKSALAELGVTKIDGILYDLGVSSPQFDDSQRGFSYKKEARLDMRMDQTQHLSAYEVVNDYPYESLVRIFFRYGEDKFSKQIARKIEQARKIKPIETTLELADLIKSALPQKELKKKGHPAKRIFQAIRIEVNDELGAAEESIEAAIDLLKVEGRISVITFHSLEDRLTKNIFKEYSTVNVPKGLPMLPKEMEAKLKLVNRKPVLASAEELEFNNRAHSAKLRVAEKQRDTDLNN; this comes from the coding sequence TTGCCAAATACGACATCATTTAAACACGATACAGTTTTATTACATGAAACTGTTGATATGCTCGAAGTCAAACCCGATGGGATTTACGTGGATGCGACTTTAGGTGGCGCAGGACATAGTGAGTATCTCCTCGGTAAACTTACAACAGGTCATTTATATGCTTTTGATCAAGATGAAAAAGCGCATGAAAATGCCAAAATTCGTCTGAGCGAGCAGTTGGCTGAAAATAAAGTCACTTTGATTAAGAGTAATTTTCGCTATCTCAAATCAGCGCTTGCTGAGCTGGGAGTGACGAAAATTGATGGAATTCTTTATGATTTAGGAGTATCCAGTCCCCAATTTGACGATAGCCAACGTGGATTTTCTTATAAAAAAGAAGCCCGTTTGGATATGCGGATGGATCAAACGCAGCATTTATCGGCTTATGAAGTAGTCAATGATTATCCTTATGAAAGTCTGGTAAGAATTTTCTTTCGGTATGGTGAGGATAAGTTTTCTAAGCAAATTGCACGAAAAATTGAGCAAGCCAGAAAAATAAAACCTATTGAAACGACGCTTGAACTTGCTGATTTGATTAAGTCAGCTCTGCCTCAAAAAGAGCTCAAGAAAAAGGGGCATCCAGCCAAACGGATTTTTCAAGCCATTCGAATTGAAGTCAATGACGAATTGGGAGCGGCTGAAGAATCTATTGAGGCAGCAATTGACTTACTAAAAGTGGAAGGGCGCATTTCAGTGATTACCTTTCATTCATTGGAAGACCGTCTGACTAAAAATATTTTCAAAGAATACAGTACAGTTAATGTTCCTAAAGGTCTGCCAATGCTTCCTAAAGAGATGGAAGCAAAACTCAAATTAGTCAATCGTAAACCAGTACTGGCTAGTGCTGAAGAACTTGAATTTAACAACCGTGCGCACAGCGCAAAATTACGTGTTGCCGAAAAACAACGGGACACTGACTTAAATAACTAA
- a CDS encoding arginine repressor, whose product MKREERLDYIARFIKENEIKTQEELVSHLLEQGVDVTQATISRDIKTLALIKVPAETGGYRYDLPKDRKAVQSNLHKALAFDAITGTKIKDNMLWIRANPGTTSLVKNYLLEEYGDDIFSLVIDDDSALVIFEERDQAENLYQLLMEF is encoded by the coding sequence ATGAAAAGAGAAGAACGCCTCGATTACATTGCCCGATTCATCAAAGAAAATGAAATCAAAACTCAAGAAGAACTCGTTAGCCATTTGCTCGAACAAGGCGTGGATGTGACGCAAGCAACAATTTCGCGTGATATCAAAACACTTGCCTTGATTAAAGTACCCGCAGAAACGGGTGGTTATCGCTATGATTTGCCCAAAGATAGAAAAGCAGTACAGTCAAATCTCCATAAAGCGCTCGCTTTTGATGCCATTACAGGCACAAAAATCAAAGATAATATGCTCTGGATTCGAGCTAATCCTGGGACAACGAGCCTGGTAAAAAACTATCTCTTAGAGGAATATGGTGATGATATTTTCTCTTTAGTCATTGATGATGACAGTGCGCTGGTTATTTTTGAAGAAAGAGATCAAGCTGAAAATCTTTATCAGTTGCTGATGGAATTTTAA
- a CDS encoding TlyA family RNA methyltransferase has protein sequence MKERIDVLATNQGLFETREQAKRGVMAGLVVDSKSGERFDKPGQKIEEDTELRLKGEKLKYVSRGGLKLEKALSTFGIAIQDKTCLDIGSSTGGFTDVMLQSGAKLVYALDVGTNQLAWKIRSDERVVVMEQFNFRNAQLSDFASGQPEFTSIDVSFISLDLILPPLYDILAENGVVVALIKPQFEAGREQVGKNGIIKDPKVHKMTIEKVIATARKIGFSIQNLTFSPIKGGAGNVEFLVQLVKDGNGTIAHNLSVEAVLQEESEKL, from the coding sequence ATGAAAGAAAGAATTGATGTACTTGCCACAAATCAGGGCTTATTTGAAACACGAGAGCAAGCGAAACGGGGAGTTATGGCTGGCTTGGTTGTGGATAGCAAATCGGGCGAGCGTTTTGATAAGCCAGGACAAAAAATTGAAGAAGATACAGAGTTGCGACTCAAAGGCGAAAAATTAAAATACGTCAGTCGCGGCGGTCTAAAATTAGAAAAAGCTTTGAGTACTTTTGGCATAGCAATTCAAGACAAAACTTGCCTAGATATTGGAAGTTCAACGGGTGGCTTTACAGATGTTATGCTTCAATCTGGAGCAAAATTGGTCTATGCACTTGATGTAGGAACAAATCAATTAGCTTGGAAAATTCGTTCAGATGAGCGGGTTGTTGTAATGGAACAATTCAATTTCCGCAACGCACAGTTGAGCGATTTTGCTAGTGGTCAACCAGAATTTACCAGTATTGACGTCAGTTTTATTTCTTTAGATTTAATTTTGCCTCCGCTTTACGACATCTTAGCTGAAAATGGCGTAGTTGTTGCCTTGATAAAACCTCAATTTGAGGCTGGTCGTGAACAAGTCGGCAAAAATGGAATCATCAAGGATCCTAAAGTCCACAAGATGACCATTGAAAAAGTCATAGCAACAGCCCGGAAAATTGGCTTTTCAATTCAAAACCTCACGTTCTCGCCAATCAAAGGTGGTGCAGGTAATGTTGAATTTCTCGTCCAACTGGTCAAAGACGGAAATGGGACAATTGCTCATAATCTCAGTGTTGAAGCTGTTTTACAAGAAGAAAGTGAAAAATTATGA
- the recN gene encoding DNA repair protein RecN, protein MLQEISIKNFAIIEEINLSFESGMTILTGETGAGKSIIIDAMSLLLGGRASSDFVRHGAAKAEIEGLFFFEKTAELNAILLELGFEDLESEIILRREIFANGRSVCRINGQMVNLSILRQVGEFLVDIHGQHDSQELMNPKSHLRLLDEFGDDDFNKIKENYRLKFETFKNLRQQLTLRQKNAQEFAQRIEILQFQAEEIEAAAINFEEDEKLPKRREKLNNIKNIAESLQTAFLALDDDDSDYSSLNNIRTSMSELDAISDFDPEYQELADKTAESYYVLEDVANQMQRIMSDLEFNPAELLQIEDRIMTLNTLCKKYGPTLADVLTYLEKVQLELSELTGSDNDSENLEKTVKLAQVELIEASKKLNQGRHAIAEALEEDIKHELSELYMEKADFKVQFEAAKFSAQGNEHVEFFIQTNPGEGFKALAKTASGGELSRLMLAIKSSFSRRENKTSIVFDEVDTGVSGRVAQAIANKIYKIARSGQVLAISHLPQVVAIADTQFYIEKSSDNDITTSTVRKLARDERIKEVAKMLAGEDLTQEALAQAKRLLTK, encoded by the coding sequence ATGTTACAGGAAATTTCAATCAAAAATTTTGCAATTATTGAAGAAATTAATCTTTCATTTGAAAGTGGAATGACCATTCTGACGGGGGAAACCGGAGCAGGAAAATCAATTATTATTGATGCCATGAGTCTGCTTTTGGGCGGACGAGCTTCTAGTGATTTTGTTCGGCATGGTGCAGCTAAGGCGGAGATTGAAGGTCTATTCTTTTTTGAAAAAACGGCAGAGCTCAACGCTATTTTGTTAGAATTGGGCTTTGAAGACTTAGAATCAGAAATTATTTTACGGCGGGAGATTTTTGCGAATGGGCGCTCGGTTTGCCGAATCAATGGGCAAATGGTCAATCTAAGTATTTTGCGGCAAGTTGGCGAATTTTTAGTTGATATTCACGGACAACATGATAGTCAAGAATTGATGAATCCAAAGAGCCATTTGCGTTTGCTAGATGAGTTTGGCGATGATGATTTTAACAAAATTAAAGAAAATTATCGCCTAAAATTTGAAACCTTTAAAAACCTGCGTCAACAATTGACTTTACGCCAAAAAAATGCGCAAGAATTTGCTCAAAGAATCGAAATTCTTCAATTTCAAGCTGAGGAAATCGAAGCCGCAGCGATTAATTTTGAAGAAGACGAAAAATTACCAAAACGCCGTGAAAAACTCAATAATATCAAAAATATTGCTGAAAGTCTGCAGACTGCCTTCTTGGCACTTGACGATGATGATAGCGATTATTCTAGCCTTAACAACATTCGCACAAGTATGAGTGAGTTGGACGCAATCAGTGATTTTGATCCAGAATATCAAGAGCTTGCTGATAAAACGGCGGAAAGCTATTATGTTTTGGAAGATGTTGCCAACCAAATGCAGCGAATAATGAGTGATTTAGAATTTAATCCTGCAGAACTTTTGCAAATTGAAGATCGAATCATGACCTTGAACACTCTGTGCAAAAAGTACGGGCCAACTTTAGCTGATGTCTTGACCTATCTGGAAAAGGTTCAACTTGAACTCTCCGAATTAACTGGTTCAGATAATGATTCAGAGAACTTGGAGAAAACAGTCAAATTGGCGCAAGTCGAGCTGATTGAAGCAAGCAAAAAGCTTAATCAAGGGCGCCACGCAATTGCCGAAGCGCTAGAAGAAGACATCAAACACGAGCTTTCTGAACTTTATATGGAAAAAGCAGATTTTAAAGTTCAGTTTGAAGCGGCAAAATTTTCAGCTCAAGGCAATGAACACGTTGAATTTTTCATTCAAACAAATCCCGGAGAAGGTTTCAAAGCATTGGCTAAGACAGCCTCAGGGGGAGAGTTGTCTCGGTTGATGTTAGCGATTAAATCTAGTTTTTCTCGTCGGGAAAACAAAACCTCAATTGTTTTTGATGAAGTTGATACAGGTGTTTCAGGACGTGTGGCCCAAGCGATTGCCAATAAAATCTACAAAATCGCTAGAAGTGGACAAGTGCTTGCGATTTCGCATCTCCCACAAGTCGTTGCTATTGCAGACACTCAATTTTATATCGAAAAAAGTTCTGACAATGACATCACGACCTCGACAGTGCGTAAGTTAGCACGCGACGAACGAATCAAAGAAGTGGCGAAAATGCTTGCTGGAGAAGATTTGACCCAAGAAGCACTGGCTCAGGCAAAACGCCTGTTGACGAAATAG